From the genome of Nicotiana tabacum cultivar K326 chromosome 2, ASM71507v2, whole genome shotgun sequence:
GATCTTCTTTCTGCAAAAATGGCCTTGCCTAGTCATCCTTTTGGAAATCACGACCCTTTTGCAATCACAGAGTTCATCAGTATTATACATGCACTAGATTTTTGTGTTTGTTCAAACACATGCTTGCACACCTCGGATCTCTATATAAATCATACTAACAAGTCTTAAATAGTTATATCAATTTAGAAATATATTAAAACGCAATTTAAAGCACAAATACTCAAAATGAGGGATCGGTATGTAATACGTGACCATTCTTTGCTACCAATAATAGTTTAATTTCTAACATATTTCTGTGAACAATGACGAAAACCTCCTTATTTCAAGTCATGCAAATTCGTAGACGGAAGccattcttcttttctttgtatagCTGGAAAAAGTTAGGTCCATCAATTAGAGCCGTTTGACCATacgaaattttttacttttttggaagtttttttatttttttcgaaatcagtgtttgttcatgaaattttcaaattttactCGAAGTTGCATTTcctaaatttgaaaaactccaagaagttgtttttcaaaattttcactttaaatcactcacaaaaattcaaaaacagctCCAAATTGTATTCATGCCCGagcacaactctaaatttcaaatactttTTTCACTTAAAATTTTTTTTCGCTTTTTTCCGAAATTTTACGATTCTTATGTCTAAACACCCACCAAAAGTCAGTATAGGACCGTTTATTAATCATTTTTTAGGACCATCTATCTAAAGTGGGCATCTATTACAGTCCAGgaagaaaattcttattttcgTTTTAATCACCCGATAAATTgtctcaatctttatttttggtaGAATTCTCCTCTTTAAAAGGTACTTTAGAGAgccaaaacaaaaggaaaaaaaagatcaTATTCTTGCTACAATATTGCTTCTATAGAGAATGCAAACGCAAGTATGCTTTTCGTTTCTAACACAACATGCATGCATTATTCGAACATTCTTGTGTTAACCAAATATTATTCCTTAAGTTAATCAACAAACGAAAACACCTGACCTATAGGACGAGAGAAAAATTTTAATTTCTCAAACGACTGTTGAATTGCTTGTGTTTGTTTatcaatttttattatttaactatTAAATTTTCATGGAAAGAAAGGACAATATATATCATGGAAGCAgcatttataaattgttattagATTTATTTGAAGCTGTACAAATTAATCTCTATTAGTATTAGCTAGTTTGACTTGAGCGAAGTACCATttgaaaagtaaaaaagaaagtaATTCAACTTGGAAGTGCTAGTAGTCCCTAGGAAGAAAAGGCTCTACTGATTTTACCCAACTTGTTTCACTTAGCTTGCTAACTTACATTAGATTACGGTCTTACTTGCACACAACTTGTGTAGATTTTCATGTCACTTGCAAAAGGAGGTATAGATTATGCAAGGTTGGCTTTTCATAGAGTTTTATGGCAAACTTGGCCTCTCCAAAAAGCAAGAGCAATTGTCCCCGAAATTGGCGGATTAGTTATGCTACAGTAGGCAAACAGGATTGAATTCTTTGTCCTTCCGTTTTAAAACCAAAATTTCCCTTATTTCCACACCCTCAATAAATGCTCCAATGACATTTACTGGACAAACATTTCTTGAATTAAGCCACTCTTCCACTTGTAAGacacttgtgattaactatttttCCCATATTAAGTTTTTTACACGCTTGGTCcttttttaactattattttaaaaaaaaagcatcatttattatttatttcataaaGAATACTTTtttcattattagcatattataaaaattaagctCAATATTTAATAAGTTAACTGACTCACTAATCAcagaaagtactttttttgtcCATCTTCATTCTCCATTTCCAAcattcattttcttcactccattTTTAAAAATCTTATGCATATGTTAATGTCAcctaaattcaagatgtattgatttatatatcttttatactttgtatatcaagtatcactttaattcaaaatatatttttatgtatataatttttgtatatttatttgtgaagtgccatcttattttaagatgtatttttaatgtatatttcaaatatattttatatgtcaagtgACATTTTAATTTaggatgtattttttatgtatatttattttgtatatttatatgccatcTTGACTGAatttaagatatatatatttttatgtatattttacatgtctaagtgtcatcttaattgaaggtatatttattttgtatatttattgtatattttatgtgttaattcaatgtatatttttttatatatacgttttgtatatattaacatatattattatcgaagtaagatctttatattaagaaaagaagaaagaaggaagaaaaaaacttaagaaagataattaaaaagaaaatgaatggaATAAATTTAGAAAATATGTTGGCTTCggcagaaaataaaattaagaagatgaacaaaaagaaggaaagctaatagataaagagaaaaaaggCATAATATTTGTACAAGAGGTTATTGACTTTCCAttcaaattgcttatgtttacggattaataattaatattcatATTTTAATGGAACTAtgtgctacaaatataaatattttcctaCCACAACTGTAATATTGGGTTTCATGCtaagaatttgttatatttcttttaaacaTTGACATTTATGTAAAGTTCCCTTTCATATTCCACTACTCTAATCCATCGATGTTTCATTATATCGTATGAACATAAAGGTTAACTTTATTTAGGTTAAACCAAAAAAACAATATGAATCTGTTAGGATATATCATAAACAATGTGTTTTGTTATAATATTCTTTGTGAAATAATTAGTTAATCACTCATTCAAATTAATGAAActttattttaaatagatcatatattcgATTGTGTATCATTGACTTATATtatagatgatttagtgtatagaatACTAACTTATACACATAAGGTTAAATCATCGGTTATTATaaggcataaatttatgttcacaatctattgatgtaatttgACAAGCCATCGGAATAATTATAGCAAACGATACaattatcttgattatgggaatggtttaattccgacttcttgtgctagtatagtTTGAATGTATTGAATGGGCCAAGTAGAAACAAATATTTTatattgacttaataaaataattctCTAGTCCATTAAATATACTTATACTCCTAattttgatataattattattagttatatatattatttgttattttaatttattaaaaatcgAGATTCTTTTGTGGGTCAATAGGCCAGGTAAACTGGACAATAAaaatatagctacgtacggactctcgtcaccttgtgcgtacgtgaCTCCCACAACAAGCAGTACACAATAATTATTACACCTAAGGGGATAATTCTCTcgtacaagattaggcaagagacttaccttgcttccaAGCTCACTATTCGGCTCTTAACCTCAATAGAAATCCCCAAACGACGCCGAGCAATCCAAAACGAGTCAAAAGtcatacaaactaatcaatatatgatTCAAACTTCATAATTAAACTATTAACGTGATTTCCCAACAAAATTCAGAAAGTCCATAAAAGTCACCGCCGGGCCCACATGCCTGATTTCGGAAATATTCGAAAATAAACATTACCCAttacattacgaactcaaatacacAAATTATTCTCAATTCCACGATCGATTTCATGGCCAAATCTCATCTTTACCAAACCCTAGGTTCttcaacaaaaatccaaatattccccaatttctatgttaaaaatctacccataattcatgtatttaacttaagCATTGATAAAAATTATATACCTTGTGATGTTGATGAAAGTCCCCCACAAAAGTGCTCTCAATTTCGTCCAAGACCAAGTGAAAATGTGAGAGGAATGGGCTAAGTCCCGAAATAATAGTGTTATGCCCAAACCCGTTCTTCTTCACAATCGCAGAAGAAgcctcacgatcgcgaaggccaatttCTCCCAGCTGCCCAGATATGCTTCGTGTTAGCGACCTAAAGTTCACGTTCGCAATGATGGTCCATGCCCTTCGCGTTTGCGGTCCACCAGTCGCATTCGCGATGGCTAACAACCTTCCAGCCCAACTCCTCTCCTTCCTTCTATGCATTCGCGACAgggcctccgcgttcgcgactaCGTCTCTGCGTTTGCGAAGGAGAGCCaggtcctccttcgcgttcgcagaaccttattcgcgttcgcgaagagcaatcaGCTGCTCCTCCTGaattccttcttcgtgatcgcggaatacccttcgcgatcgcgaagcacatcaGCAATTTCCAGTCCGGTTAACTTTTCTTTGGGTTGTCCGAAACACACTCAAGCCACCCGGGACCTAGTCCAAATACATCTACAAGTCCATTTTTAGtgtcctttctttatttttagtgtcctttctatttttatttaatttcatttataATTTAGTCAGATGTAAAAGCTTTTTCATAATATTCTTTTTGTAGTGGAATTAgtctaattatttcttttaagctttctaatatatattctatatattctatatcttgggttctttgatattcttctatattagtTTTTACTAGATTTGTTAGTAATTTTATACTGTCAGTAGTTTGTTGCCAATATTGTAGGTATATATTATTCATTATGTGTTATCGAAATATAAATCTAATTCATATAAATCTATTTCTGGTATAATTAATTCTGTCCAATTCTGGtccattatttctattatttcaaAGGTGAGTAATTTTTCATAGATTATTCTTCTTACATCATTATTAATATCTTTCAGTATATATAGTATAAGTATTTTATAACTAAGATCGTCATCTATTAAGTAGGTGTTCATTTTATCATATGATTTGCTAaacatattccttttaatctctatgtctattatccttattcatcatattataataagttattttaatcatcttttctggtcactaccattaTTTTCTGCTTCAATCAGTTACCCTAACAGCGCTTCAACTTTgtttactcccctaaacggcctcTCTGCCTACCGGTTTCAACCTTAGgatgcatagtctgggcttactTATTCTTAGCATATTTTCATGGCAAACTTACTCAAGATGATTTCTATAACAGTACTATTATATGATGGATAATTATAATTTACATGTAAGAGATTATCAGGAATATAttaatttagctactcatgattatagTGTGACATACCTGTTTTTGTAAGTTCTTGATATCTCCTTGTTGATCCATAGCTTTCATATCTTCTTGTTTATCCATAGCTTTCCTGTATTTTATCTTTAAGTATATTTAgtaagagaagaaagagagagaagagagaatccCTTGGCCTGAAGATGTAGCctgtttttttatttataatcGAAAGGCTATTTAAAGATTACAAAATGACTCTTActgttcatgaacgacctttactgttcatgagactgactcttactattcatgaacgacctttactgttcatgagacTGACTCTTACTATTGTAAAGTAAAgaactatttactttacgacttttacaaaaaataaaataacattatttaaaaaagaaaaagaatctaAATCTTTTGCTTTATCTTGTCTGCCATAGTTTTTTGTCGTCTAGCTTGCCGTCTTCTTTTCGATTATTCCAGTTGTACGTCTGGAACAATGttatcttctcctttgcattttgagcatatgtggtctggatatttgtgactGATTAGCTTGCAATATCTTGTTAACAGTTTTGGAGAAATGAAGTTTGTCCTTATAGCTGTTGTAGTTGTAGGTTGTTCTGGTTTTAAAAGACTTAAGACCCATTGTCTTAATTCCTCCATATCTGCTTCTCGTATTTCTCTGCAatttgaatatatcattgtttgttCTCTTGAATAATAACTCCAAATAGCATTCtgatttaggtagttgtttgccAGCTCATTTAGTATAGTGGATATTCCAATAATCCTTTTATTTGTATAAAAGtctggaatatttattttttctatctcttcttgttcttctattctttctggtACGAGCATTTCTCTTGTAAGTCCGATCTTGATAACTTGTATGATAGGCTTTATCTCTTCATATAATATCTCTGCTGTGGCTGAATAAAATCGTATATAGAATAATGTTCCTTTAGTTATTCTTTTGTATTGCATAAATGCTCTGTGTAGCTCCGGTATGGTAGCTATCTCCTGTCCTGTTTGTGTATATACAGTATCTAGTAATCCATAATTGTAGCAAGTGGCTACTAGTTTTGCATTTGTATTTGGTAGGGCTATTAATTTATTGTATCCAGTTAGGTAATGGGTAATATAATCTTCATTTGGATTCTGGGTAGTTTGGGATCTTGGGTTTTTGTTTAAAAAGTTTTGTATTTTGTGTATATTGTCTATATATGTACGGGTTATATGGTTGTATATCTTTTTGGCTTGGTTCAGACTTTCTTTGTAGGTATTTATCTGAGGTGGTAGGAATATTTCGTTCtgggtattttggatatttttctgTACGAAcggttttgaaaataaattgttcaTATTTATATTTGTGTATCTAGGTTTAatctcttccttcttctttgcagATGTACTGCTAGCTGTGCTGCTTCCTGCAACTGTATTTAGCAAACTGTTATGAGTTTTTAGGTGTTTCTCAACGTCACCTTCTAGCTCTGGAATTTTAGAGACTTCCGATCGTCTTATCTCCGCATTTtttgagtcatgctgctgactactAGCTGTTTTTCTTATTATCTGTATCTCTTCATCCATACTGTCCACTTTCTTACAAAGTGTAGTCATGGCTAAGAGTAGATTTTCCATTGTATTATCTGGGTCGGTTTGGGTAGCTTTGTCTTGACAAGTAATCTGCAACAACATTCTTGTTAGTAGTGAttatttcaattgtaaatgtaaagtttaatatatttaataccagtcttcgtatttcttttgttgtaactgaatcttgtacttttctggttatccaccattttacttgggtattatctgttcttacaataaatctgttgtaaactatatatggttcaaatgctaataaacatttatataatgcaaataattcttttctatttatctcCCATTTTTCTTGTGGttcagtataagatcctgaataatatctgcaatgatgttctattttttctttatcatatttatatttaagaaCTCCTCCATAACTATGATTACTCGAATCTGTTTTTACAATATAAGTAAATTTCTTGTTCTCATCTGGGAAGTATAATTTTGGTAGTTTCTTACACAATATTTTAATCTTCCTTATTTGTTCCTTATCTTTTTCATCGAACCCATATTCTACAtcctttttcagttttttctgtaaaggttttaggttttctgctaatttaggtatatattctctttcttggtttactaatcctaaaaatgattgcaatttcttttttgtatctatgttttcatcaagattgattattttttgtactatgtgtgtttgcatttttattccatttttatctatttgtattccTAAAAATTCTATCTGATTCTTCATAATTTCTGCTTTGGTTTTGCTTAAGCTTATACCAGAGTTTTCTATAATAtgtatgaatttttttaataattttatatgttcatcttgtgttcttgaatatagtaatatatcatctatatatactatgCAATTTTTTAGTTggttaaaataattatccataaaatgttggtatcttcctggtgcatttttatatccaaatggtaaaacattccattcataaaatccttgtggtactgtaaatgctgttagttttttagattcatcttctagttttagatggtaaaatcctgatttacagtcaaatttactaaagtAATTATATCCttggatttgtcttatttttaatatCTTGTTAGGTATTGAGTAATTATATGTTTTAGTTTTTACATTTAAATTTCGGTAATCTATAACCATTctgctttttcctcttttttgttcactatgtttatttaTTATAAATGCTGGActtgtatgtttactattactttcttgtatatacttgttatctaataattcttttatatgcattttaaattctgctaaatcatcaaagttatattttaagggtttttgtgttattatactattttcttctattaattctatttttatttttgtcttatgtTTATTCCATCCTTTTAGAGGGTTatcattatataatttttctaattcattCTGGATTATTTTTACTTTGTCTATTGTAAATATGATAATTTCTAATTGAGTAGTTatatttttacttatattttctaatttttgtgtgattttttcatttcctCGTATCCATTCTGTAGTTTTTCgttgtttattatttactctttttgctcctacttTATTTTTACATGGTGTGGTAAACCACCAGTGTGTTCTTGTTATTATGTGTGGGTATAATTtgtctaaaaatggcattcctagtaacatatctttcgtagtgaattcaaagttatatatttcttctatagttagtattttatcccatatttgtatttttacatTCTTGGCTTTGTAGTTAATCATActaccttcattattaaatcctgttactaccataggtgtttttaattttttccatttatccgttggtaaacaattatatttacatatattagcttctgcccctgtatctatcattggtgtatagtatctattataatatccttctactatgacttttgcgagtatatatattttcattcttctgttctttttattattattttcttatctttgtatgTTATGGTTAATTGCTTATCTCCTAGACTGTATGGTTTTACCTTTTCaaaccattttattcctagtgtaatattttcattttcgttttcttgatatattttaaattgtattattagaggtattcctccaataattatttctttttttgttatttCTTCGTTTATTATTAATTCTTTAGGTAATTCAGGGCATAATTGTTCagtagttattatttcagtttctgttactaattctcttgtaatatagttttcttcttgtcctgtatttattaatatttgatattttcttttgtatttattttttcttttgtgttttttattaaattttttgggattatatattctcttcttgatgtacttattcttgatgatgttggtgtttcataagttaattggtttggtatacttgatgtacttaatctttcttttactatttctaaatcttcttccATGTCAATTTCTTTATAACTATATTCATTATTGTCAATAACTGTAACTATTCTTTCAAACGggttttctattttaattttattaattttattttttgctgctattttatgttttgttgttaagacgtatagatttttacatctagctgtaaatattttacttccaggtgttaattctattcctgacatttttcagtataatactaatgatttatctatattcctatcgtttattgctattgaataattggcacttattatgaatttgaatttttgatatatgagatttccttttattgcacttattatgcttttttctataggttgaattattctatcatctgctaaatatatttctataggggtatctattccttccctaaaacatgcttttattagtatTTCAGTTCCTCCTAGGTGTACATATTTAATTGGGTTTTTTgcctttatatcttgtatttctttatttattattcttttgtttattattGGTATTTTGGCTTTTCCTTTTGTATATTTACAGTCAATTATATGTTCTTTTTGGCTAACCACGtaatattcttctttttgtcttttaaaccaattttttattgtaggtacttcaaatattttttcgacactgaggtctaattctttttcttttatttgttcaaatatattattatcaaatataattttttgttctgAGGATTCTTCATCTTGATATTCTTCTCGTGTTATtacttctatttctttttcagtcattaggtttcatcatcttctttagttatttcatcttctatttcatcTTCTATCTCATCTTCTATATCTGATATTTTATATACACTATCTTCACTATCTagttcataatctatatattccatctgcatatattcttcatcatcaattATGATTTCGATTATTTGCTTTTTCTTTAGGTTCCTAGGTGCTTTACAGTCTTTAGCTATATGTCCTAATTTTTCACAGTTAtaacaagtacattctgttagtttcttttttggtctaaatggtcttttagcctgataattttttacataatatctttttcttggtcttttatttttatattttgacttatatttattatatttctttgtt
Proteins encoded in this window:
- the LOC142166846 gene encoding uncharacterized protein LOC142166846, which gives rise to MENLLLAMTTLCKKVDSMDEEIQIIRKTASSQQHDSKNAEIRRSEVSKIPELEGDVEKHLKTHNSLLNTVAGSSTASSTSAKKKEEIKPRYTNINMNNLFSKPFVQKNIQNTQNEIFLPPQINTYKESLNQAKKIYNHITRTYIDNIHKIQNFLNKNPRSQTTQNPNEDYITHYLTGYNKLIALPNTNAKLVATCYNYGLLDTVYTQTGQEIATIPELHRAFMQYKRITKGTLFYIRFYSATAEILYEEIKPIIQVIKIGLTREMLVPERIEEQEEIEKINIPDFYTNKRIIGISTILNELANNYLNQNAIWSYYSREQTMIYSNCREIREADMEELRQWVLSLLKPEQPTTTTAIRTNFISPKLLTRYCKLISHKYPDHICSKCKGEDNIVPDVQLE